One window from the genome of Haloprofundus halobius encodes:
- a CDS encoding arylsulfotransferase family protein, with protein sequence MDTKRTSAALVLAGVVLFVATIAVSAATAPTIGATQSHDNSANGTTQTLVGSQGGGTGLHDYGSVYLLEDEEVAWELADADSYFDVTMLDNGSVMAGFMDSGYDDCGPYESPCTHTGFRIIEPGDDPEIVSEFSFPVRTRSNSEVHDVEKLPSGEFLVSDMENERIMTVKGGEVTWQWNASSYYTDGPDDPTREDWLHINDVDHLGNDRYLVSVRNANQLLVVERGEGVVEVVNEDPNPDDGRVGDPSVLNRQHNPQWLNEDTILVADSENGRIVELHRGDDGDWDVAWELTSAEGVDFAWPRDADRLENGNTLITDSSNQRIVEVNESGAVVWSVQTEYVPYEAERLPEGETVGGQPYGVSASEPAASGASGGVPGISFLLQVLRTSMPLPFWVGEIHVIVTLVSLGLVFTGLGTAAHAALAARRGS encoded by the coding sequence ATGGATACGAAACGTACGAGCGCCGCCCTCGTTCTCGCGGGCGTCGTACTCTTCGTGGCGACAATCGCCGTCAGCGCCGCTACCGCGCCGACGATCGGTGCGACACAGAGCCACGACAACAGCGCGAACGGGACGACACAGACACTAGTCGGTTCCCAGGGCGGCGGGACGGGCCTGCACGACTACGGCAGCGTCTATCTGCTCGAAGACGAGGAGGTCGCGTGGGAACTCGCCGACGCCGACAGCTACTTCGACGTGACGATGCTCGACAACGGCAGCGTCATGGCGGGTTTCATGGACAGCGGCTACGACGACTGCGGGCCCTACGAGTCGCCGTGTACCCACACCGGGTTCCGCATCATCGAACCCGGCGACGACCCCGAGATCGTCAGCGAGTTCAGTTTCCCCGTGCGAACGCGCTCGAACAGCGAAGTCCACGACGTCGAGAAGCTCCCCTCCGGCGAGTTCCTCGTCAGCGACATGGAGAACGAACGCATCATGACCGTCAAGGGCGGCGAGGTCACCTGGCAGTGGAACGCCAGCAGTTACTACACCGACGGTCCCGACGACCCGACGCGCGAGGACTGGCTGCACATCAACGACGTCGACCACCTCGGTAACGACCGCTATCTCGTCTCGGTCCGCAACGCGAACCAACTGCTCGTCGTCGAGCGCGGCGAGGGCGTCGTCGAGGTCGTCAACGAGGACCCGAACCCCGACGACGGCCGCGTCGGCGACCCCTCGGTGCTGAACCGCCAGCACAACCCGCAGTGGCTGAACGAGGACACGATACTCGTCGCCGACTCAGAGAACGGTCGCATCGTCGAACTTCACCGCGGCGACGACGGCGACTGGGACGTCGCGTGGGAACTCACGAGCGCCGAAGGCGTCGACTTCGCGTGGCCGCGCGACGCCGACCGACTCGAAAACGGCAACACGCTCATCACCGACTCCTCGAACCAGCGTATCGTCGAAGTCAACGAGTCCGGTGCGGTCGTCTGGAGCGTCCAGACGGAGTACGTCCCCTACGAGGCCGAACGCCTCCCCGAGGGCGAGACGGTCGGCGGACAGCCCTACGGCGTTTCGGCGAGCGAACCCGCCGCGAGCGGCGCTTCGGGCGGCGTCCCGGGCATCTCGTTCCTCCTGCAGGTGTTGCGGACGAGCATGCCGCTGCCGTTCTGGGTCGGCGAAATCCACGTCATCGTCACGCTCGTCTCGCTGGGTCTCGTCTTCACCGGCCTCGGAACGGCCGCGCACGCGGCGCTGGCGGCGCGGCGCGGGAGCTAA
- a CDS encoding NUDIX hydrolase — MDDDAEHDARDADTLDWETTDSRIDYTCPGFDVRMDDVRLPDGTETGFHYVEEPPAVVILPFTPDGDVVVIEEWRQAVGHVNLGLPVGGTEPEDDDFVAAARRELAEETGHEADSMEPFYVAEPANGIANSVHHYFVARGCEPTADQELDFNESIRPTTMGYDDLLAAVVDNEIRDGRTSLGVLRYELARP; from the coding sequence ATGGACGACGACGCCGAGCACGACGCTCGCGACGCCGACACGCTCGACTGGGAGACGACGGATTCGCGAATCGACTACACCTGTCCCGGGTTCGACGTCCGCATGGACGACGTCCGTCTCCCCGACGGGACGGAGACGGGCTTTCACTACGTCGAGGAACCGCCCGCCGTCGTGATTCTGCCCTTCACCCCCGACGGCGACGTGGTCGTCATCGAGGAGTGGCGACAGGCGGTCGGCCACGTCAACCTCGGATTACCGGTCGGCGGCACCGAACCGGAGGACGACGACTTCGTCGCTGCTGCACGGCGCGAACTCGCCGAGGAGACGGGGCACGAGGCCGACTCGATGGAGCCGTTCTACGTCGCCGAACCCGCGAACGGCATCGCCAACTCGGTCCACCACTACTTCGTCGCCCGCGGGTGTGAGCCGACCGCCGACCAGGAACTGGACTTCAACGAGAGTATCCGCCCGACGACGATGGGATACGACGACCTACTCGCGGCCGTCGTCGACAACGAGATTCGAGACGGGAGAACGTCGCTCGGCGTGTTGCGGTACGAACTCGCGCGGCCGTAG
- the tgtA gene encoding tRNA guanosine(15) transglycosylase TgtA, producing the protein MRDCFEQRQGDTAGRIGHLTVPRAGVTVETPALLPVVNPNVQTISPARLQSEFGAEILITNSYIIRKTAELREEALDVGLHEMLDFSGAIMTDSGSFQLAEYGDIDVTTTEILQFQRDIGSDIGTPVDIPTPPDVPREQAEAELEVTEKALADAEAFDAGEMLVNAPVQGSTYPDLRERAARHADATSLDVFPVGAVVPLMNAYRYDDMVDAVAAAKRGLGADCPVHLFGAGHPMMFALAVAMGCDLFDSAAYALYARDERYLTVRGTEHLEDLDYFPCSCPVCSAHTPEEVRDASDADTERLLAEHNLHVTFAEIRRIKQAIRAGNLLELVEVRARGHPAMLDGYRALLDHADQLEESDPAAKGSFFHVSHESANRPEVRRHHRRLARLDLAECDTVLLTEGGTPSESDYDAVWKVVPPFGPFPGALSDTYPLNAQVPNRLDDAARRAAAEGVAALVADNPDVSVTLAYDGWGEVALDRLPESVTLEPLSTVATE; encoded by the coding sequence ATGCGCGACTGTTTCGAGCAGCGGCAGGGTGACACGGCCGGACGCATCGGCCACCTCACCGTGCCGCGGGCCGGGGTGACCGTCGAGACGCCGGCGCTTCTCCCCGTCGTCAACCCCAACGTCCAGACGATTTCGCCCGCCCGCCTCCAGTCGGAGTTCGGCGCGGAGATTCTCATCACCAACTCCTACATCATCCGCAAGACCGCGGAGCTCCGCGAGGAGGCCCTCGACGTGGGTCTCCACGAGATGTTGGATTTTTCGGGCGCGATAATGACCGACTCGGGGTCGTTCCAGTTGGCCGAGTACGGCGACATCGACGTGACGACGACCGAGATTCTACAGTTCCAGAGGGACATCGGGTCGGATATCGGCACGCCCGTCGACATCCCGACGCCGCCGGACGTCCCCCGCGAGCAAGCCGAAGCGGAACTCGAAGTGACGGAGAAGGCGCTCGCAGACGCCGAAGCGTTCGACGCGGGCGAGATGCTCGTCAACGCGCCCGTGCAGGGGTCGACGTATCCCGACCTCAGAGAGCGCGCCGCCCGCCACGCCGACGCGACGAGTCTCGACGTGTTCCCGGTCGGTGCCGTCGTCCCGTTGATGAACGCCTACCGCTACGACGACATGGTCGACGCCGTCGCCGCCGCGAAACGCGGCCTCGGCGCCGACTGTCCGGTTCACCTCTTCGGCGCGGGCCACCCGATGATGTTCGCACTCGCTGTGGCGATGGGCTGCGACCTCTTCGACTCCGCCGCCTACGCGCTGTACGCCCGCGACGAGCGCTACCTCACCGTCCGCGGCACCGAACACCTCGAAGACCTCGACTACTTCCCGTGTTCGTGTCCGGTCTGTTCGGCGCACACGCCCGAGGAGGTCAGAGATGCGAGCGACGCCGACACCGAGCGACTGCTCGCCGAACACAACCTCCACGTCACGTTCGCCGAGATTCGCCGCATCAAGCAGGCCATCCGCGCGGGCAACCTCCTCGAACTCGTGGAGGTCCGCGCCCGTGGTCACCCCGCGATGCTCGACGGCTACCGCGCGCTGCTCGACCACGCCGACCAGTTGGAGGAGTCCGACCCCGCGGCGAAGGGGTCGTTCTTCCACGTCTCCCACGAGAGCGCGAATCGACCCGAAGTCCGCCGCCACCACCGGCGTCTGGCCCGTTTGGACCTCGCGGAGTGCGATACTGTGCTGTTGACCGAGGGCGGAACGCCCTCCGAGAGCGACTACGACGCCGTCTGGAAGGTCGTTCCCCCGTTCGGCCCGTTCCCCGGTGCGCTCTCGGACACCTACCCGCTGAACGCGCAAGTGCCGAATCGACTCGACGACGCGGCCCGACGTGCGGCCGCCGAGGGTGTCGCGGCGCTCGTCGCCGACAATCCCGACGTCTCCGTTACGCTCGCGTACGACGGCTGGGGCGAGGTGGCGCTCGACCGGCTCCCCGAGTCGGTGACGCTCGAACCGCTGTCGACGGTCGCGACGGAGTGA
- the arcS gene encoding archaeosine synthase subunit alpha codes for MTDYFEVHARDGAARLGELRLSESRTTPALVDDIVDDAGSLWAADRDVPEGDESLLTVLPHRGFPAGTREEVKESFAVDYPDADYPSVAVVASDAVRDVGADAYILSDAHGFVGHAAAFKDAIIEARESLPADTALFLSGVATPTNVATLVYAGVDLVDAKRARVKGFEGKYLTSDAEYFLEDLDELPCACSACLGGREDFSREDCAAHNVNALTAELATVRRRVRDGRLRDYVEGQARHDVWLTAAFREFDQQYGYLEQRTPVIRDSELTAATEDSLRRVEIQRFAERVTTRYRNRFDTPLVLVPCSARKPYSESQSHSQYHDAVQFRAHQVSMTSPIGVVPQELELTYPAQHYDSVVTGRWSEDEKRFVTEVLRRYLERNEYPRVVAHVPPEGYRDIVERVEREVEMPFEYTVEDHPTTTESLANLASTLSNEPKYRKREREHNTVKAIADYQFGDGAGDALFSDADIRTTSRYPKLQVRDADGEQLATMVPQYGVLSFTLAGARLWDASDAPTKRVGIDGFVPHGSVLAPGVVDADEEIRPGDEVVVDGPKAFAVARAEMSGPEMAKSTRGVAAEVRHVDEK; via the coding sequence ATGACCGATTACTTCGAGGTGCACGCCCGCGACGGGGCCGCTCGCCTCGGCGAACTCCGCCTCTCGGAGTCGCGCACCACGCCCGCGCTCGTCGACGATATCGTCGACGACGCCGGCAGTCTCTGGGCCGCCGACCGCGACGTTCCCGAGGGCGACGAAAGTCTCCTCACTGTCCTCCCGCACCGCGGCTTTCCCGCTGGCACACGCGAAGAAGTCAAGGAGTCGTTCGCCGTCGACTACCCCGACGCCGACTACCCCAGCGTGGCCGTCGTCGCGTCCGACGCCGTCCGCGACGTGGGCGCGGACGCGTACATTCTTTCGGACGCACACGGGTTCGTCGGCCACGCCGCCGCGTTCAAAGACGCCATCATCGAGGCACGTGAGTCGCTGCCGGCCGACACCGCGCTGTTTCTCTCGGGGGTCGCGACGCCGACGAACGTCGCGACGCTCGTCTACGCGGGCGTCGACCTCGTCGACGCCAAACGCGCGCGAGTCAAGGGTTTCGAGGGGAAGTACCTCACGAGCGACGCCGAGTACTTCCTCGAAGACCTCGACGAACTCCCGTGCGCCTGTTCGGCCTGCCTCGGCGGGCGTGAGGACTTCTCCCGCGAGGACTGCGCCGCACACAACGTCAACGCGCTGACGGCGGAGCTCGCGACGGTCCGTCGCCGCGTCCGCGACGGCCGCCTCCGCGACTACGTCGAGGGACAGGCCCGACACGACGTGTGGCTCACCGCCGCCTTCCGCGAGTTCGACCAGCAGTACGGCTATCTGGAGCAACGGACGCCCGTGATTCGCGACTCGGAACTCACGGCGGCGACCGAGGACTCGCTTCGCCGCGTCGAGATTCAGCGCTTCGCCGAGCGGGTGACGACCAGATACCGGAATCGGTTCGACACGCCGCTCGTCCTCGTCCCGTGTTCGGCACGGAAACCGTACAGCGAATCGCAGAGCCACAGTCAGTACCACGACGCCGTCCAGTTCCGCGCCCACCAGGTGTCGATGACGTCGCCCATCGGCGTCGTCCCGCAGGAACTCGAACTCACCTACCCCGCCCAGCACTACGACTCGGTCGTGACGGGTCGGTGGTCCGAAGACGAAAAGCGGTTCGTCACCGAAGTGCTGCGCCGGTATCTCGAACGCAACGAGTACCCGCGCGTCGTCGCGCACGTCCCGCCGGAGGGCTACCGCGACATCGTCGAACGCGTCGAAAGGGAGGTGGAGATGCCGTTCGAGTACACCGTCGAGGACCATCCGACGACGACGGAGTCGCTGGCGAATCTGGCGTCGACGCTCTCGAACGAACCCAAGTACCGAAAGCGCGAGCGCGAGCACAACACGGTGAAAGCCATCGCCGACTACCAGTTCGGCGACGGCGCGGGCGACGCGCTGTTTTCGGACGCTGACATCCGGACGACGAGTCGCTACCCCAAACTCCAGGTCCGCGACGCCGACGGCGAGCAGTTGGCGACGATGGTGCCGCAGTACGGCGTGCTCTCGTTCACCCTCGCTGGTGCGCGACTGTGGGACGCCTCCGACGCGCCGACGAAGCGCGTCGGGATAGACGGGTTCGTTCCGCACGGCAGCGTCCTCGCACCCGGCGTCGTCGACGCCGACGAGGAGATTCGACCCGGCGACGAGGTGGTCGTCGACGGCCCGAAGGCGTTCGCCGTCGCCAGAGCGGAGATGTCGGGGCCGGAGATGGCAAAATCGACACGCGGCGTCGCCGCCGAGGTGCGACACGTCGACGAAAAATAA
- the yqeC gene encoding selenium cofactor biosynthesis protein YqeC — MHLADALAAREGMTCVVGAGGKKTTMYALAARLDRAVVTASVRIPIPSLEENVEEVVVTDDPLGALEAATPDDFPLGLVPGQADDVRYHGYENELLDRLADSHDGPVLVKADGARMRDFKAPSDREPQIPETTDTVLPIASAHIVGEPLDENLVHRPERVAEIAGIDVGDTMTAETVAAVLASDDGGLKRVPGEATAVPVVNKVDDVVLAGVGREIALKVLERAGGRVERVVLTRMNHDDPVVDVVG, encoded by the coding sequence ATGCATCTCGCAGACGCACTCGCCGCGCGGGAGGGGATGACCTGCGTCGTCGGCGCGGGCGGGAAGAAGACGACGATGTACGCGCTCGCCGCGCGTCTCGACCGGGCCGTCGTCACCGCGTCGGTCCGCATCCCGATTCCGTCGCTCGAAGAGAACGTCGAAGAAGTCGTCGTCACCGACGACCCGCTCGGCGCGCTCGAAGCAGCGACGCCCGACGACTTTCCTCTTGGCTTGGTCCCCGGCCAAGCCGACGACGTGCGGTACCACGGCTACGAGAACGAACTTCTGGACCGCCTCGCCGACTCGCACGACGGTCCGGTTCTCGTCAAAGCCGACGGCGCGCGGATGCGCGACTTCAAAGCCCCGAGCGACAGGGAACCACAGATTCCCGAGACGACGGATACCGTGCTCCCCATCGCCAGCGCGCACATCGTCGGCGAACCCTTAGACGAGAACCTCGTCCACCGACCCGAACGAGTCGCCGAAATCGCCGGAATCGACGTGGGCGACACGATGACGGCCGAAACGGTTGCGGCTGTTCTCGCCAGCGACGACGGGGGACTGAAACGAGTCCCCGGGGAAGCGACGGCGGTTCCGGTCGTGAACAAAGTCGACGACGTTGTACTGGCCGGCGTTGGAAGAGAGATCGCGTTGAAGGTGCTGGAGCGCGCCGGTGGCCGAGTCGAGCGAGTGGTTCTCACACGAATGAACCACGACGACCCGGTGGTCGACGTAGTGGGTTGA
- a CDS encoding molybdenum cofactor guanylyltransferase, which produces MRTAVIVAGGRSTRFGDADKATADLAGTPMIRRVGDRLAGVVDSLVVNCRADQRAAIRDAFEGYPHTVSVAEDETPDEGPMSGIRTGLRAVSGEYAVVVACDMPFVDPDVVSYLFERAEGHDAAVAQLEDKWFQTTHAVYRATAMADACDAALEEGARKIIDPLFELDYVVVDESEIAERGSLRTFKNLNTREEFEDAAAEFEQVR; this is translated from the coding sequence ATGCGTACGGCAGTCATCGTCGCCGGCGGTCGCTCGACCCGCTTCGGCGACGCCGACAAAGCGACAGCCGACCTCGCCGGAACCCCGATGATTCGCCGCGTCGGCGACCGACTCGCCGGCGTCGTCGACTCTCTCGTGGTGAACTGCCGCGCCGACCAGCGCGCGGCGATACGCGACGCGTTCGAGGGATATCCACATACGGTCTCCGTCGCCGAGGACGAGACCCCCGACGAGGGGCCGATGTCGGGGATCCGGACCGGCCTCCGCGCCGTCTCCGGCGAGTACGCCGTCGTCGTCGCCTGCGACATGCCCTTTGTCGACCCAGATGTCGTCTCGTACCTGTTCGAACGCGCCGAGGGCCACGACGCGGCCGTGGCGCAGTTGGAGGACAAGTGGTTCCAGACGACCCACGCTGTCTACCGGGCGACGGCGATGGCCGACGCCTGCGATGCGGCGCTCGAAGAAGGCGCACGCAAGATTATCGACCCGCTGTTCGAGTTGGACTACGTCGTCGTCGACGAGTCGGAGATTGCCGAACGCGGGAGTCTGCGAACGTTCAAGAACCTGAACACGCGCGAGGAGTTCGAGGACGCGGCCGCGGAGTTCGAGCAAGTACGGTAG
- a CDS encoding aldehyde ferredoxin oxidoreductase family protein, producing the protein MTTPTRDAVLRVDLSAGSVERTRVPEEWRRDYLGGKGVGARYLYADLAPGVDPLGPDNLLSFMLGPLSGYLPGETRYAAVTKSPLTGGFLDSYGGGSFPERLAGSLDDCLGVLVSGRAESPVALVVEDGTVTIEPADDLWGRDTVETDAAFPDAAVACIGPAGESEVAYATIASDAGDHHAGRGGAGAVMGSKRLKAVIARGDAPEVPSELRDLREQYERRYADHDTGRWQAAGETLESVDFANEVGVLATEGWQRGRFAGAENIGIEAAREAAVGREREGDAAPGGFRIRTGDGEHESVPRGATPMTLGAGLGVEEFDAVAALGETCDRLGIDVISAGNAIAWAIRAADAGLVETDVRFGDEEAARRLLTAIAMRDVELADALADGVDAAARRYGGDDLVPTVKSMELPTYDPRGAVGMALAYATSDRGACHRRARPVEREVFEAWDDADVVEAVAGAQTVRSVLWSLVADDFVGETMWGDLGAEWLAAVGLPHDADELSRTGERIWTLVRLFNVREGFDRADDALPEALRRPLADGPAAGSAVDPEAFGRLLDAYYAARGWGSNGRPTRATVERFGLGSVVDDATPLADEATSAERTNRRTTAADADHHTDDR; encoded by the coding sequence ATGACGACCCCCACGCGCGACGCCGTGCTGCGGGTGGACCTCTCGGCGGGAAGCGTCGAGCGAACGCGCGTTCCCGAGGAGTGGCGACGCGATTACCTCGGCGGGAAGGGGGTGGGCGCGCGCTACCTCTACGCGGACCTCGCCCCCGGCGTCGACCCGCTCGGCCCCGACAATCTTCTTTCCTTTATGCTCGGCCCGCTGTCCGGTTACCTCCCGGGCGAGACGCGCTACGCGGCGGTGACGAAGTCGCCGCTCACCGGCGGCTTCCTCGACTCCTACGGCGGCGGGTCGTTCCCCGAGCGCCTCGCCGGGTCGCTCGACGACTGTCTCGGCGTCCTCGTCTCCGGTCGCGCCGAGAGCCCGGTCGCGCTCGTGGTCGAGGACGGAACGGTGACCATCGAACCCGCCGACGACCTCTGGGGCCGCGACACCGTCGAGACGGACGCCGCGTTCCCCGACGCGGCCGTCGCGTGTATCGGCCCGGCCGGCGAGTCCGAAGTCGCCTACGCCACTATCGCCTCCGACGCCGGCGACCACCACGCCGGACGCGGCGGTGCAGGAGCGGTGATGGGTTCGAAGCGACTGAAAGCCGTCATCGCCCGCGGCGACGCCCCCGAAGTGCCGTCCGAACTCCGCGACCTGCGCGAGCAGTACGAGCGCCGGTACGCGGACCACGACACGGGACGCTGGCAGGCCGCTGGCGAGACGCTGGAGAGCGTCGACTTCGCCAACGAAGTCGGGGTCCTCGCCACCGAGGGGTGGCAGCGAGGGCGGTTCGCGGGGGCGGAGAACATCGGAATCGAGGCGGCGCGCGAGGCGGCCGTCGGCCGCGAACGCGAAGGCGACGCCGCGCCCGGTGGCTTCCGTATCCGAACCGGAGATGGCGAGCACGAGAGCGTCCCGCGCGGGGCGACGCCGATGACGCTCGGGGCCGGACTCGGCGTCGAGGAGTTCGACGCCGTCGCGGCGCTCGGCGAGACGTGCGACCGACTCGGCATCGACGTCATCAGCGCCGGGAACGCTATCGCGTGGGCTATCCGCGCTGCCGACGCTGGCCTCGTCGAAACCGATGTCCGCTTCGGCGACGAGGAGGCGGCGCGGCGACTGCTCACCGCAATTGCGATGCGCGACGTCGAACTGGCCGACGCGCTCGCCGACGGCGTCGACGCCGCCGCCCGGCGCTACGGCGGCGACGACCTCGTACCGACGGTGAAGTCGATGGAACTGCCGACGTACGACCCCCGCGGCGCGGTGGGGATGGCGCTGGCGTACGCGACGAGCGACCGTGGTGCGTGCCATCGTCGCGCCAGACCGGTCGAGCGCGAGGTGTTCGAGGCGTGGGACGACGCCGACGTGGTCGAAGCCGTCGCGGGCGCGCAGACCGTCCGCTCCGTTCTCTGGAGTCTCGTCGCCGACGACTTCGTCGGCGAGACGATGTGGGGCGACCTCGGCGCGGAGTGGCTCGCGGCGGTCGGACTCCCCCACGACGCCGACGAACTGAGCCGAACCGGCGAGCGCATCTGGACGCTCGTCCGCCTGTTCAACGTCCGCGAGGGGTTCGACCGGGCGGACGACGCGCTCCCCGAGGCGCTGCGCCGTCCCCTCGCGGACGGCCCGGCGGCCGGTAGCGCCGTCGATCCCGAGGCGTTCGGGCGACTGCTCGACGCCTACTACGCCGCTCGCGGGTGGGGGTCCAACGGTCGACCGACTCGAGCGACGGTCGAGCGATTCGGCCTCGGAAGCGTCGTCGACGACGCGACGCCGCTGGCCGACGAGGCGACGAGCGCCGAACGGACGAACCGCCGAACGACCGCCGCAGACGCCGACCACCACACAGATGACAGATAG
- a CDS encoding DUF7124 domain-containing protein, with product MTDSIDLDELDVSTDSDAESANRGDWFWKGEGDPDDERGAGDSDDGSLGSPDVAERSGADAAAAENAADTTVADTAEAATSTETDPDIDTSAETDSDASHRPIPRVPRTDDGSPVGIPIEGGGAGGAATGSIDADDAAAADDDAEPEPTGPHGSGPSEMTMALTYEAVKRLENPAAAFADAEGWTDWLGIVGDVDAHVITKFQRESVVDVDFFNGTGTGPAERLAGIDGHSMFFAERMVVVGVAGVDEYIAEASGWEFVPLETAAEKAGWPLVDESEGTENHVGDAAER from the coding sequence ATGACAGATAGCATCGACCTCGACGAACTGGACGTATCGACCGACAGCGACGCGGAGAGTGCCAATCGTGGCGACTGGTTCTGGAAGGGGGAAGGCGACCCAGACGACGAGCGGGGGGCCGGAGACTCCGACGACGGATCTCTCGGTTCGCCCGACGTCGCCGAGCGTTCCGGTGCCGACGCCGCTGCCGCCGAGAACGCCGCCGACACTACCGTCGCTGATACTGCCGAGGCAGCCACCTCGACGGAGACGGACCCCGACATCGACACGAGTGCGGAGACCGATTCCGACGCGAGCCACCGCCCGATCCCGCGCGTGCCGCGAACCGACGACGGCAGTCCCGTCGGCATCCCAATCGAGGGCGGCGGCGCAGGCGGCGCGGCGACCGGGAGTATCGACGCCGACGACGCGGCCGCTGCAGACGACGACGCGGAACCGGAGCCCACGGGACCACACGGGAGCGGCCCCTCCGAGATGACGATGGCGCTGACGTACGAGGCGGTGAAGCGACTGGAGAACCCCGCCGCCGCGTTCGCCGACGCCGAGGGGTGGACCGACTGGCTCGGCATCGTCGGCGACGTGGACGCGCACGTCATCACCAAGTTCCAGCGCGAGTCGGTCGTCGACGTGGACTTCTTCAACGGTACCGGCACCGGTCCGGCCGAGCGTCTCGCCGGCATCGACGGCCACTCGATGTTCTTCGCCGAGCGGATGGTCGTCGTCGGCGTCGCGGGCGTCGACGAGTACATCGCCGAGGCGAGCGGGTGGGAGTTCGTCCCGCTGGAGACCGCCGCGGAGAAAGCCGGCTGGCCGCTCGTCGACGAGAGTGAGGGAACCGAGAACCACGTCGGCGACGCGGCGGAACGCTGA
- a CDS encoding DUF7405 family protein, whose protein sequence is MVSRRTALTRLAAVTGAAGLSGCSRLLDPATGPGVDGLAANPRGDRLPDRQFAQAESLPTDGSGNDLQARYRRILLMDLQREPSVEDARTVERAMRTLEAAYDWHHEGLFHTLAWGTNYFERIGELSRVPIDPPQVLSRTDKPELQSFDAALVLESDLPSHLAAAENALFGSRTRLEGESVDHRLDDVFRIRGRRTGFLGEGLPAEHADAEGVPGDALSGDEQMFMGFFSGRKRTQPAESSVAIPDGRFADGTTMHLSRLTVNLRDWYGTLDEHERIQRMFSPEFSAEDVANLTDDVPFSNRVREHARDHDVVGHHEKVAQVRRDDTDEPLVLRRDFNTVDGGKPGVHFVAFQRKLDDFRRTRKAMNGWYVRDDSEAITDREHNGILNFVRVASRANFYVPARNDRSFPLL, encoded by the coding sequence GTGGTCTCACGACGCACCGCGCTGACCCGTCTCGCGGCCGTGACGGGAGCCGCCGGCCTCTCGGGCTGTAGCCGCCTCCTCGATCCGGCGACCGGCCCGGGCGTCGACGGACTCGCCGCCAACCCGCGGGGCGACCGCCTCCCGGACCGCCAGTTCGCGCAGGCCGAGTCCCTGCCGACCGACGGGTCCGGAAACGACCTGCAGGCGCGCTACCGCCGCATCCTCCTCATGGACCTGCAGCGTGAACCCTCGGTCGAAGACGCGCGTACCGTCGAACGGGCGATGCGGACGCTCGAAGCGGCGTACGACTGGCACCACGAGGGGCTGTTTCACACGCTGGCGTGGGGGACGAACTACTTCGAGCGAATCGGGGAACTCTCGCGCGTCCCCATCGATCCACCGCAGGTGTTGTCGCGGACCGACAAACCGGAACTCCAGTCGTTCGACGCCGCGCTCGTGCTGGAGAGTGACCTCCCGTCGCACCTCGCAGCCGCCGAGAACGCCCTGTTCGGCTCCCGAACGCGACTCGAAGGCGAGTCGGTCGACCACCGCCTCGACGACGTGTTCCGAATCCGCGGGCGGCGAACCGGCTTCCTCGGCGAGGGACTGCCCGCCGAACACGCCGACGCGGAGGGCGTTCCCGGCGACGCACTCTCGGGCGACGAGCAGATGTTCATGGGCTTTTTCTCGGGGCGCAAGCGCACGCAACCCGCCGAGTCGAGCGTCGCCATCCCCGACGGCCGGTTCGCCGACGGGACGACGATGCATCTCAGCCGACTGACCGTGAACCTCCGCGACTGGTACGGCACGCTCGACGAGCACGAGCGTATCCAGCGGATGTTCTCGCCGGAGTTCAGCGCAGAGGACGTGGCGAACCTCACCGACGACGTACCCTTCTCGAATCGGGTCCGCGAACACGCCCGCGACCACGACGTCGTCGGCCACCACGAGAAAGTCGCGCAGGTCCGCCGCGACGACACCGACGAACCGCTCGTGCTCCGCCGCGACTTCAACACCGTCGACGGTGGCAAACCGGGCGTCCACTTCGTCGCCTTCCAGCGAAAACTCGACGACTTTCGGCGGACGCGGAAGGCGATGAACGGGTGGTACGTCCGCGACGACAGCGAGGCGATCACCGACCGCGAGCACAACGGCATCCTCAACTTCGTCCGCGTCGCGTCGCGGGCGAACTTCTACGTCCCGGCGCGGAACGACCGCTCCTTCCCTTTACTGTGA